Within the Glycine max cultivar Williams 82 chromosome 12, Glycine_max_v4.0, whole genome shotgun sequence genome, the region cctccttttctttttctcttgaagTATCTTATAGCATAATGGTGTCCATAAAacacttttatttctctttattaattatcattatcgATATTATTTTCACGGGACACACGATATTAACAACAAGAATATATCAGTTCgtaacttctctctctttctttcctgttcttatccaaaaaataataatgaaaacgaGATATATTAATACAACACCGATTTTCGTTTTCCTAACGAGAATAAAGAAAAGGCGAGTATAGCACCAAACCCTTTATAAAAGCACATCAAAGGAAccatgaacaacaacaacaacgtaggagaaaaagaaaagaaagccaTCGACGAAGCAACTACAAACAACCTAGCACACAGAGATATATAGCGGAAGCAACCAACAGAAGAAATTTCCACAGTTCCACACGTACAACAACAACGTTATAGAATCACCACTTGCATGCTTACAATAATGGCCAGCAGAAAAAACCACTTCACTTCACGAAGCCACCGTTTTCTCCCTGTGGCCTCAGATATACACGACTCTGTATCCTTAACCATGGATTTGGAATCCGCGTTCGAGTTCGACGAGTCGGAGATTTACAACTCGGCCCGAGCCAACAACTCGTTCGAGTTCCGCAGATCGCTTCACGGCCGCGGCTCTAATTCCTCGGCCAAGAAAAAACCCTCTTCCTCCTCCGGTGATCCGGCTTCGGTGCCGGTCAACATCCCCGACTGGTCCAAGATCCTCGGGGACGAGTACCGGAGGAAGAACAACTTCCACAGCGACAACGACGACGACAACGAGAGTTACAATGATGAGAGGAGTGGGAGGGTGCCACCGCACGAGTTTCTTGCGAGGAATAGGGTAGCTTCGTTCTCCGTGCACGAGGGTGTTGGGAGAACCCTAAAGGGAAGGGATCTCAGCACGCTCCGAAACGCCATTTGGGCCAAAACCGGTTTCCaagactaaaaaagaaaaaaccataGCCCTCTCACTCACCGAAccgaatcttcttcttttttttttggttttaaaccctTTTTGGTTCTACTTCTGTTACTGTAATAGGTATGTATTTTTAGCCGAGAtttgtttttgtgaattttggaggtaaatataatttataagaggTTTCGGTTATTAATTTCGAAGCCTGAGGTTTGTAATTTTGTACTGTCTACGTACGTAGTACCCTCaaggaatattattatatatatattttttgaatgttGATCGATGGTGTTTGTTTGGAGAGTGAGACGATATGACTGCAGCATGTGCTGTGATAGATCGCTTGAGTTTTTGTTTCTGGGTAAATTAAGTAATGGTTGTATTTCATGGACGGTGTGGGATGATCGAGTGGAAGTTAGGGGAGGGGATGGTGTATGAAAGGAACAGAAAATGAAAGTAGGTCCAGCTTGGTTGGGGTGATTGATGGTGGGGTTCGGGTCTTTAGGTTTGGGACCAATGGCCTAATTAGGCTCTATCATTCTACACCACAAACTTCATGAACTAGTGGGCACTAGTCATCAAATATCCATTCATCGCtggctttttagtttttttctttttacattcaaataaataaataaaatgggaATAAGATGTGGTGAaagaaaacatttaaaattgattgagcATGAAACTATAAACAACACTTCTCACAAGTAATATTattactctcttttttcttataaCCCCGTGGTAACTCTAAATTTAGATACAATTCCAGTGATCTTCCATTTACGTGCTGACTTCACTCAACACTTCGGTTGATGCAACACCTTAGGTTGAGGTAGCCCATTATGCAAAGTTGGCCTTAAGACAACCACCATATATAATTTCATGCAACAATCATggcaattcaaattttgaatcgaGGCACTTTATTTATCCTTACTTTCAAGGTTGAAATGTCAATTTTTCCTGTAAAATTGCCTTAAATAGGgtcgactttttttttttttttttttactattgttGCCTTCTATCTTCATGAATTTTCATCTTATTCTTCTGTATCTCCAACAACCCACAACCACTGTGGTTTTGAAGTTTTTTCTGATATTCTTCCTTAGTTTGTATTGCCTTTTTCACTTCCAAGTACCTTCTTCTCCCTCTTATTCTTGTTCACTAATTCTACACCATGTTAACCTTAAGGAGGTGGAGGAAGGCAATAATGGAATCTTTGTGGAGGTTCTCACAAAGCATCGACTATTGAGGTTGAGGTTGACCATATATAACGAGTCTTCTTAAGAGAACCTTAAATCAACCCCCATTCTTAACTATTGAAAAAGTTGGAACAAAATCGTTTGCGGAGGGAATATCCTTTCCGAAATGTGTGAAATGGGGTTTAGTTTGcaattgaaatatttgatgaatttaagttataattagaataactatattttttatttatatttacaagtAATTTAAAGACTTCCTCTAAAAAAAGTACTTTAAAAACTATAACTGTGACTGTGAATGATGGTGTAATTTTTACATGAAGAATGAACTATATAATAGGAATTCTGGTCTcactaattaatttagtttaacaTATAACGGTGAAGATGCTATTTATAACCAAATCAAAGTTAATTTAGCATAACTTATGGGGTTTATTTTTTCGAATAAACTAAAGAAGTTGTGAGAAATCCTTTTCTATTTGTTGTGAGATAAGAGATTGAGATAATACGTACTGggcaattttttttctgtttcctgtataaataaatatatttttaaaaacattaaaaaaaattaaaaataaggtgaatcttttgtaaattaaaattggaaataaaaaataaaaataggaaatgaaaataaaagtaagcaTGTCCTTATTTCTTGAATGTGGAAAGAATTGAttcagaaaattaaatttaaaaactatattttttttggaaattaaatttgaaaagtcaaattatttttacaggatttcagattttaattttcaaaacaatgaaaccaaatgcatat harbors:
- the LOC100812183 gene encoding uncharacterized protein translates to MLTIMASRKNHFTSRSHRFLPVASDIHDSVSLTMDLESAFEFDESEIYNSARANNSFEFRRSLHGRGSNSSAKKKPSSSSGDPASVPVNIPDWSKILGDEYRRKNNFHSDNDDDNESYNDERSGRVPPHEFLARNRVASFSVHEGVGRTLKGRDLSTLRNAIWAKTGFQD